The following are from one region of the Desulfofundulus luciae genome:
- a CDS encoding quinate 5-dehydrogenase, whose translation MKRVVSVSLGSSRRDHRVEVELLGERFEISRRGTDGDFDRAIQLLKELDGKVDAIGLGGIDVYLYAGKTRYVVRDGRKLMDAVQKTPVVDGSGLKNTLERETVYYLREHTDLLPPGTRVLMVSAVDRFGMAEAFAELGCHLTFGDLIFAAGIPYPIHTVQELEELAARLLPEMSKLPFHMLYPTGKKQETQDEEKVKKFGHYYREAQVIAGDYHLVRRYMPQLDGQTIITNTTTADDVAFLKEKGAGCLVTTTPEFQGRSFGTNVMEAVLVALLQKPWEEITPRDYLDLLSRLDFKPRVVYLR comes from the coding sequence TTGAAACGAGTGGTCAGTGTCAGCCTGGGTTCTTCCCGGCGGGATCACCGGGTGGAAGTAGAGCTTTTGGGCGAGCGCTTTGAGATCAGCCGCCGGGGTACCGACGGGGATTTCGACCGGGCCATCCAGTTGCTTAAAGAACTGGACGGTAAGGTGGATGCCATCGGGCTGGGTGGGATTGACGTCTACCTGTACGCCGGCAAGACCCGCTATGTGGTCCGGGATGGCAGAAAGCTTATGGATGCCGTCCAGAAGACCCCGGTTGTGGACGGCAGCGGTTTGAAAAATACCCTGGAAAGGGAAACGGTCTATTACCTGCGGGAGCATACGGATTTACTTCCCCCCGGTACCAGGGTGCTGATGGTCAGTGCGGTGGATCGCTTCGGCATGGCCGAGGCTTTTGCCGAACTGGGCTGCCATCTTACCTTTGGCGACCTCATTTTTGCAGCCGGTATACCCTATCCAATTCACACCGTACAGGAACTGGAAGAACTGGCGGCCAGGTTGCTGCCGGAAATGTCCAAACTGCCCTTTCATATGCTCTACCCCACCGGGAAGAAACAGGAAACCCAGGATGAAGAAAAAGTTAAGAAATTCGGCCACTATTACCGGGAAGCACAGGTAATTGCCGGGGATTATCACCTGGTGCGCCGCTACATGCCCCAGCTTGACGGGCAGACTATTATTACCAATACTACCACCGCTGATGACGTGGCCTTTTTAAAAGAAAAGGGAGCGGGCTGCCTGGTGACCACCACGCCCGAATTTCAGGGGCGCTCCTTTGGCACCAATGTCATGGAAGCGGTTCTGGTGGCCCTGCTGCAAAAACCCTGGGAAGAAATTACTCCCCGGGATTACCTGGATCTTTTAAGTCGTCTGGACTTTAAACCCCGGGTGGTGTACTTGCGCTAG
- a CDS encoding SCP2 sterol-binding domain-containing protein → MASHEEITASLLAFQEGYNKNERLKIMNRDWDRVVLVQANDIPSQHTLELRNGELSVREGAPPRADLTVIADSETLADLFYGDITPTEPYMNGTLKIIGSEDDIVRLDFISLMIWGE, encoded by the coding sequence TTGGCCAGTCACGAAGAAATTACTGCCAGCCTCCTGGCCTTTCAGGAGGGTTACAACAAGAACGAGCGGTTGAAAATAATGAACCGGGACTGGGACCGGGTGGTCCTGGTGCAGGCCAACGACATCCCTTCCCAGCACACCCTGGAATTGCGGAACGGGGAATTATCAGTGCGGGAAGGGGCGCCGCCCCGGGCCGATCTGACGGTAATTGCCGACAGCGAGACCCTGGCGGACCTTTTTTACGGTGATATCACCCCTACCGAACCATACATGAACGGTACGCTGAAGATCATCGGTTCCGAGGATGATATTGTGCGGCTCGATTTTATCTCCCTGATGATCTGGGGTGAGTGA
- a CDS encoding APC family permease encodes MGLKRVLTLRTVIATSAGLTLASSSFVAAVQVAGFLAGDTAWLAILTGGLLCLGAASCFSELNARLPSAAGIRLYFSRAFNDRLALTVSLLYMAVVMGVVGAESYVLASVLSSALPAVPPLVWIVTMYLVVTGMNIRGIKIAGAFQDLITYGLMGSLLVLAFIALGRVGFQLTAPLAPGGALAFINAVAVGVFLFVGFEWVTPLAEEVTHSRLVSRGMLLAVGLLSVVYALFTVAMTASCSREALVASPAPQVVFARTVLGPAGVFWMVVLSLAASITTFNAGLISVSRFIYASAREYVLPPVFSRLSMRFFTPWVAILTVFAAGVTISLVVLATHRYLVLVNLAAAMESVVYALAGLAVIRLRQKEPQAECPYRVKGGVFVPAITALVFAGLAVAVMFTNFYVSLYLLAGFIILWWYVHQVVPVLKSKYQPRRPSRRRRPVAEPADAGCKKT; translated from the coding sequence ATGGGTTTAAAACGGGTGCTCACCCTGCGTACCGTGATTGCAACCAGTGCTGGCCTCACCCTGGCCAGTTCCTCTTTTGTGGCCGCCGTGCAGGTGGCCGGTTTTCTGGCCGGGGATACCGCCTGGCTGGCCATTCTTACCGGCGGTTTATTGTGCCTGGGAGCCGCGTCCTGTTTTTCCGAACTAAATGCCCGCCTCCCCTCCGCCGCCGGCATCCGGCTCTATTTTTCCCGGGCCTTCAACGACCGGCTGGCCCTTACCGTTTCCCTTTTGTATATGGCGGTGGTGATGGGGGTGGTGGGGGCCGAAAGCTACGTTTTAGCTTCCGTCCTCAGTTCCGCCCTGCCGGCGGTACCGCCCCTGGTCTGGATTGTGACCATGTACCTGGTGGTTACAGGCATGAATATCCGGGGAATTAAGATTGCCGGTGCCTTCCAGGACCTGATCACCTACGGGCTCATGGGGTCCCTGCTGGTGCTGGCCTTTATCGCCCTGGGCAGGGTGGGGTTTCAGCTCACAGCACCCCTGGCCCCGGGCGGCGCCCTGGCCTTCATTAACGCCGTGGCGGTGGGGGTTTTTCTCTTTGTTGGTTTCGAGTGGGTAACCCCGCTGGCCGAGGAAGTCACCCACAGCCGCCTGGTGTCCCGGGGCATGCTTCTGGCGGTTGGATTGTTGAGCGTGGTTTATGCCCTTTTTACCGTGGCCATGACCGCGTCATGCTCCCGGGAGGCACTGGTGGCCTCACCCGCCCCCCAGGTGGTTTTTGCCCGCACCGTTTTGGGGCCGGCGGGAGTGTTCTGGATGGTGGTTTTGAGCCTTGCCGCTTCCATCACCACCTTTAATGCGGGTTTAATCAGCGTCTCCCGCTTTATTTACGCCTCCGCCCGAGAGTATGTCCTGCCGCCCGTCTTTTCCCGCCTGAGCATGCGCTTTTTTACACCCTGGGTGGCCATCCTCACCGTCTTTGCAGCCGGTGTGACCATATCTCTAGTGGTACTGGCAACCCACCGTTACCTGGTGCTGGTGAACCTGGCGGCCGCCATGGAGTCGGTGGTTTACGCCCTGGCGGGTCTGGCGGTGATCCGGTTGAGGCAAAAGGAACCGCAAGCTGAGTGTCCCTACCGGGTAAAAGGAGGGGTGTTTGTTCCCGCTATCACCGCGCTGGTTTTTGCCGGGCTGGCCGTGGCGGTGATGTTCACGAACTTTTATGTGAGCCTTTACCTGCTGGCTGGTTTTATCATCCTGTGGTGGTACGTCCACCAGGTGGTACCGGTTTTGAAAAGCAAATACCAGCCTCGCCGGCCGTCCCGTCGCCGCCGCCCGGTGGCCGAACCGGCCGACGCCGGGTGCAAGAAAACCTAG
- a CDS encoding L,D-transpeptidase family protein, producing MGKTGKKFCFFLTLLLFLLHGTVPASGKTRSFERCCCEQEQILQIPATWNALGRIATGPTASRQDRPPAKDVSILIDTTRRTLTVLFDGRPHRQYPVAVGRFETPTPLGSFRVVRKAMHWGTGFGSRWLGLDVPWGLYGIHGTNKPWSIGSYASHGCIRMHNRDVEELYPLVPVGAQVIIIGNPFTYREPPFRDLRRDFCGSDVMEVQRTLTRLGLFKGKTDGTWRWDMEESVYRFRAMHGLSRDNVIDKPAYRALGF from the coding sequence GTGGGCAAGACGGGAAAGAAGTTCTGTTTTTTTCTGACATTACTTTTATTCCTGCTTCACGGGACCGTGCCGGCCAGTGGGAAAACACGGTCTTTTGAACGCTGCTGCTGCGAACAGGAACAAATCCTCCAGATCCCGGCCACCTGGAACGCCCTTGGCCGGATTGCCACCGGGCCAACCGCCAGCCGGCAGGACAGGCCTCCGGCCAAGGATGTAAGCATCCTCATCGATACCACCCGGCGCACCTTAACGGTCTTATTTGACGGCCGGCCCCACCGCCAGTATCCCGTGGCCGTGGGCAGGTTCGAGACGCCCACCCCCCTGGGCAGCTTCCGGGTAGTGCGCAAGGCCATGCACTGGGGGACGGGCTTTGGCTCCCGCTGGCTGGGACTGGACGTCCCCTGGGGTCTCTACGGCATCCACGGCACCAACAAGCCCTGGTCTATCGGCAGCTATGCCAGCCACGGGTGCATCCGCATGCACAACCGGGACGTGGAGGAACTGTATCCCCTGGTTCCCGTAGGGGCACAGGTAATCATTATTGGCAACCCCTTTACCTACCGGGAGCCGCCTTTCCGCGACCTGCGCCGGGACTTCTGCGGCTCCGACGTCATGGAGGTCCAGCGGACGCTAACCCGGCTGGGGTTGTTCAAAGGCAAGACCGACGGCACCTGGCGCTGGGACATGGAAGAAAGCGTTTACCGTTTCCGGGCCATGCACGGCCTTTCCCGGGACAACGTGATCGACAAACCGGCCTACCGGGCGCTTGGGTTTTAG
- a CDS encoding N-acetylmuramoyl-L-alanine amidase, with protein sequence MKKGKLCRALFRGAVTCLTAGFLLLSGPASSPAGGVQEVVFKVGEKNYFVNEKSFTMDASPFIEQGRTYVPLRYLALALNVAEKDIQWDENTRTVLLTRDSVTVKLTVGSKTITVNGQAKTIDMAPVIRDGRSYLPARHVAEALGYRVEWNQQNRTVRVEPAAPPGSGQSSSGGMGQVVVQGNGVNVRSGPGLEHPVVTRVNRGERLAVLGKVPDWYQVQLPGGGTGWIVAWYVLEEGQSTGGRDSPIAGEPVPGDDISRGSPGGRPQPGDGSNQGQDRSGSPGQQQPGAPSPPGNGDTGGNGGEQSQGTALTRLEVTPAGKVTRVTVTAEGAMTYHVFKLTSPDRLVVDLTGVHPGNVPPEMSVNTEAVNKLRVGWFSKSPDVTRLVFDLTRPVRYRAGLSADGRTLEMQIYIPDPGDVLRDVVIAVDPGHGGPDPGALGNGLKEKDITLRMAQRVADLLSAKGASPLLTRNADYEVGLYERTDMANRAGAEIFVSIHINANVSPAVSGTATYILSPAGGGDPNRREESRKLASHIQAQLVQRLGLENDGVLEANFAVLRTSVMPAVLVEVAYISNPQEAALLTQDWFVEETAQGIVQGIADYLSERWG encoded by the coding sequence ATGAAGAAAGGGAAACTGTGTCGAGCGTTGTTCCGTGGGGCGGTTACCTGCCTGACCGCAGGTTTTTTGTTGCTTTCCGGGCCGGCCAGTTCCCCGGCCGGTGGAGTGCAGGAAGTCGTTTTTAAAGTGGGGGAAAAGAACTATTTCGTAAATGAAAAAAGTTTTACCATGGATGCCTCGCCCTTTATTGAACAGGGACGGACCTATGTGCCTTTGCGTTACCTGGCTCTGGCCCTGAATGTGGCTGAAAAGGATATCCAGTGGGATGAAAATACCAGGACCGTTTTGTTAACCAGAGACAGTGTTACGGTAAAGCTTACGGTGGGTAGCAAGACTATTACGGTAAACGGGCAGGCGAAGACTATAGATATGGCCCCGGTGATCAGGGACGGGCGCAGCTACCTGCCCGCCCGCCATGTGGCCGAGGCTTTAGGCTACCGGGTGGAATGGAACCAGCAAAACCGTACCGTCCGGGTGGAACCGGCCGCTCCGCCGGGAAGCGGGCAGTCCAGCTCCGGTGGTATGGGGCAGGTAGTCGTACAGGGCAACGGGGTTAATGTACGCAGCGGTCCCGGCCTGGAACACCCGGTGGTGACCCGGGTAAACCGTGGTGAACGCCTGGCGGTGTTGGGGAAGGTTCCCGACTGGTACCAGGTGCAGTTGCCCGGTGGAGGAACGGGCTGGATTGTAGCCTGGTATGTCCTGGAGGAAGGTCAAAGTACCGGTGGGAGGGACAGCCCCATTGCCGGAGAACCGGTACCGGGGGATGATATCTCCCGGGGGTCGCCCGGCGGGCGTCCCCAGCCGGGGGATGGTAGCAATCAGGGCCAGGACCGGAGCGGTTCACCTGGACAGCAGCAGCCAGGAGCTCCTTCGCCGCCGGGGAACGGGGATACCGGTGGTAATGGGGGAGAACAGAGCCAGGGGACGGCCTTAACCCGGCTTGAAGTTACCCCTGCGGGTAAGGTTACCCGGGTGACGGTGACGGCCGAAGGGGCCATGACTTACCATGTATTCAAGTTGACTTCCCCCGACCGCCTGGTAGTGGACTTGACGGGTGTACACCCGGGCAATGTGCCGCCGGAAATGTCCGTAAATACGGAGGCGGTGAACAAGTTGCGCGTGGGCTGGTTCAGCAAGTCCCCCGATGTTACCCGCCTGGTCTTTGACCTGACAAGGCCTGTGCGCTACCGGGCCGGCCTGTCCGCGGACGGGAGAACGCTGGAAATGCAAATCTATATCCCGGATCCCGGTGATGTTTTGCGGGATGTGGTTATTGCCGTTGATCCCGGCCACGGGGGGCCGGATCCCGGTGCTCTGGGCAACGGCTTAAAGGAAAAAGATATAACCTTGAGAATGGCCCAGCGGGTGGCCGACTTGCTCTCGGCAAAGGGAGCCAGCCCCTTACTGACCCGCAATGCCGATTATGAAGTGGGCCTGTACGAGCGGACGGACATGGCCAACCGGGCGGGAGCAGAAATTTTTGTCAGCATTCATATCAACGCCAACGTCAGCCCCGCCGTTTCCGGCACGGCTACCTATATCCTCAGCCCTGCCGGGGGAGGAGATCCCAACCGCCGGGAGGAAAGCCGCAAACTGGCCAGTCATATCCAGGCCCAACTGGTACAAAGGCTCGGTTTGGAAAATGACGGGGTTTTGGAGGCCAATTTTGCCGTCCTGCGCACCTCGGTAATGCCGGCGGTGCTGGTGGAAGTAGCCTACATCAGCAATCCCCAGGAGGCCGCCCTGTTGACCCAGGACTGGTTTGTGGAGGAGACCGCACAGGGCATAGTCCAGGGTATTGCGGATTATTTAAGTGAGCGCTGGGGCTGA
- the murI gene encoding glutamate racemase, with protein sequence MSDSRPIGLFDSGVGGLTVSRQVFRLMPGESTVYFGDNAHVPYGPRKPEELIGFAEGILTFLVSCGVKYVIFACNTNSSISLPVVRERYAVPMIGLIEPGVREAVRVSTGGRIGIIATEATIKSGAYQRALKALNADLAVFGQAAPRLVPLVEAGRAGTREALEAVSEYVQPLKQAGIDTLILGCTHYPFLESEFREVLGPEVKLVDPAEATTMAAREEMSRLGLLNNPGGCPVQHRYFVSGDPRAFKETARLFLGEDIPSVKQVKLD encoded by the coding sequence TTGAGCGATTCCAGGCCAATTGGTCTTTTTGATTCGGGAGTAGGGGGACTCACCGTTTCACGGCAGGTTTTTCGCCTGATGCCCGGGGAATCCACCGTTTATTTTGGAGACAACGCCCATGTACCCTACGGACCTCGCAAGCCGGAAGAATTGATTGGGTTTGCCGAGGGCATCCTCACCTTCCTGGTGTCCTGCGGGGTGAAATACGTGATTTTTGCTTGCAACACCAACTCTTCCATTTCTCTGCCCGTGGTCAGGGAACGCTATGCGGTGCCCATGATCGGCCTGATCGAGCCGGGGGTAAGGGAAGCGGTACGGGTGAGTACCGGGGGGCGCATTGGGATCATTGCCACGGAAGCCACCATCAAAAGCGGCGCTTACCAGCGGGCTTTGAAGGCTTTAAATGCGGATCTGGCGGTGTTCGGCCAGGCTGCTCCCCGCCTGGTACCTCTGGTGGAGGCGGGCCGGGCCGGCACCAGGGAGGCCCTGGAGGCGGTGTCCGAGTATGTACAGCCATTGAAACAGGCCGGCATAGATACCTTGATTCTAGGCTGCACCCATTATCCGTTTCTGGAATCTGAATTTCGGGAGGTGCTCGGCCCGGAGGTAAAACTGGTGGATCCTGCGGAAGCCACCACCATGGCCGCCCGGGAGGAGATGTCCCGTCTGGGGTTGTTAAACAATCCCGGCGGCTGCCCGGTGCAGCACCGTTACTTTGTCAGCGGTGACCCCCGGGCATTTAAAGAAACGGCCCGCCTTTTTTTAGGGGAGGATATTCCATCCGTCAAGCAGGTAAAACTTGACTGA
- a CDS encoding 2-hydroxyacyl-CoA dehydratase family protein, protein MKSRRVGITTTVPVEVIYAAGCIPVDLNNVFITDPNPRGLVEEAELAGYPRNVCAWIKGLYSTVLRHRDIRTLVAVTQGDCSNTHALMETLELVGVEVIPFAYPFGRDRDLLALQMEKLMDRFGVDWAAVNRARERLDQIRRKVWEIDRLTWQENLVGGWDNHLYQVNCSDFKGDPDAFEQEVDDFLARLKGARPRREKIRLAYIGVPPIMDDLYDYLEERGARVVYNETQRQFTLPFETEDLVERYRLYSYPYGIFYRLEDIIREVERRRVHGVIHYAQSFCFRQIEDLIVRQRLKLPILTLEGDKPNRLDARTRMRLDAFIEMLQ, encoded by the coding sequence GTGAAGTCCCGCCGGGTAGGCATTACCACCACCGTGCCCGTGGAGGTGATTTACGCCGCGGGTTGCATCCCGGTGGATTTAAACAACGTATTCATTACCGATCCCAACCCCCGGGGGTTGGTGGAGGAAGCGGAGCTGGCCGGCTACCCCCGCAATGTTTGCGCCTGGATCAAGGGGCTTTACAGCACTGTCCTGCGCCACCGGGATATCCGTACCCTGGTGGCGGTCACCCAGGGGGACTGCAGCAATACCCATGCCCTGATGGAAACCCTGGAGTTGGTTGGGGTGGAAGTGATTCCCTTTGCCTACCCCTTTGGCCGCGACCGGGATCTCTTGGCCCTGCAAATGGAAAAACTCATGGACCGCTTTGGAGTGGACTGGGCCGCGGTTAACCGCGCCCGGGAGCGCCTGGATCAAATCCGGCGCAAGGTGTGGGAGATCGACCGGCTCACCTGGCAGGAAAACCTGGTGGGAGGGTGGGACAACCACCTCTACCAAGTCAATTGCAGCGATTTTAAAGGAGACCCGGACGCATTTGAGCAGGAAGTGGATGACTTTTTAGCCCGCCTGAAGGGAGCACGGCCCCGCCGGGAAAAAATTCGCCTGGCTTACATCGGCGTACCCCCGATCATGGACGATCTTTACGATTACCTGGAGGAGCGGGGCGCCCGGGTGGTTTATAACGAAACCCAGCGCCAGTTCACCCTGCCCTTTGAGACAGAGGATCTGGTGGAGCGCTACCGGTTGTACAGCTACCCGTACGGCATCTTTTACCGCCTGGAAGATATCATCCGGGAAGTGGAAAGGCGCCGGGTGCACGGTGTCATCCACTACGCCCAGAGTTTTTGCTTCCGCCAGATTGAGGATTTAATTGTACGGCAGAGGCTCAAGCTCCCCATCCTTACCCTGGAGGGGGACAAGCCCAACCGTCTGGATGCCCGCACCCGCATGCGCCTGGATGCCTTCATTGAAATGTTGCAGTAA
- a CDS encoding acyl-CoA dehydratase activase, translated as MYCGIDLGSRNVKIALMDEEGRLEFFKFDTIAFYREHGRLEEGRLAVDLSVLLPAGTKPRTVVSTGYGRQTVALKGARVIPEIKAHVLGAVHLTGLSDFTLLDLGGQDSKVALVRGGRLIDFQTNDKCAASTGRYLENMAVVLNITLDELSRHYENPVDLSSTCAIFGETELIGKVLEGHLIPSLAAGVNYTIFKRIRPMLLRLFSDTLVFTGGVAQNAALRKILAKELGVRVVVPENPQYTGAVGCCVEAKLTAMPHLQRH; from the coding sequence TTGTATTGTGGCATTGATTTGGGCAGCCGGAATGTGAAAATTGCCCTGATGGATGAAGAAGGCCGCCTGGAATTTTTTAAATTCGATACCATCGCTTTTTACCGGGAGCACGGCCGGCTGGAAGAAGGTCGGCTGGCGGTGGATTTATCTGTCCTGCTGCCCGCCGGGACGAAACCCCGGACGGTGGTCAGTACCGGTTACGGACGCCAGACTGTGGCCCTGAAAGGAGCCAGGGTGATCCCCGAGATCAAGGCCCATGTCCTGGGGGCGGTCCACCTTACCGGGTTGTCCGATTTCACCCTGCTGGACCTGGGCGGGCAGGACAGCAAGGTGGCCCTGGTGCGGGGCGGCCGGTTGATAGACTTCCAGACCAACGACAAATGCGCCGCCAGTACCGGGCGTTACCTGGAAAATATGGCGGTCGTACTCAACATTACTCTGGACGAGCTCAGCCGCCATTATGAAAACCCCGTGGATCTCAGTTCTACCTGTGCCATTTTCGGGGAAACGGAGTTAATCGGCAAAGTGCTGGAGGGCCACCTCATCCCTTCCCTGGCTGCCGGGGTGAATTACACCATTTTTAAACGCATCCGGCCCATGCTGCTGCGCCTTTTCAGCGACACCCTGGTTTTTACGGGCGGCGTTGCCCAGAACGCCGCTTTAAGGAAGATTCTGGCTAAAGAGCTGGGGGTGCGGGTGGTGGTGCCGGAGAATCCCCAGTATACCGGGGCGGTAGGCTGTTGTGTGGAAGCTAAATTGACTGCCATGCCGCATTTGCAGCGCCACTAG
- a CDS encoding MBL fold metallo-hydrolase has translation MRITVLGCWAPYPAAGGACSGYLLQDGGGNILLDAGHGTFSRLVQFIHHCDLRAAVITHLHPDHYVDLHCLRHATAAGLREKHRWRKVQLFLPSEPVHIFEELSACTDAFDVVPIESLPEEEVPPGIKVRYGSVGPVRLFFLPARHNLPAYSVGVEGSGYFVYSGDSAPTEELAALAEEAGIFLCEASGLDKDAGFLRGRHMTARQAGTLARQARVKELIITHFYPEYDLSILKAEAEAGFGGTVELATEGDTYFLY, from the coding sequence ATGCGGATCACTGTACTCGGCTGCTGGGCTCCTTACCCGGCCGCGGGCGGGGCCTGTTCCGGCTATCTTCTGCAGGACGGCGGGGGTAATATCCTGCTGGATGCCGGTCACGGCACCTTCAGCCGTCTCGTACAGTTTATCCACCATTGCGACCTGCGGGCCGCGGTGATTACCCACCTGCACCCCGACCACTATGTGGACCTGCACTGCTTGCGCCACGCCACCGCCGCGGGGTTGCGGGAAAAGCACCGCTGGCGTAAAGTGCAGCTTTTTTTGCCCTCAGAACCGGTACATATTTTTGAAGAGCTGTCCGCCTGTACCGATGCCTTTGATGTGGTGCCCATCGAATCCCTGCCGGAGGAGGAGGTGCCCCCGGGAATAAAGGTGCGCTACGGGTCCGTTGGCCCGGTGCGGCTCTTCTTTTTGCCGGCCCGCCACAATCTGCCCGCCTATTCGGTGGGGGTGGAGGGATCGGGCTATTTTGTATATTCCGGGGACAGCGCACCCACCGAAGAACTGGCCGCCCTAGCCGAGGAAGCAGGCATTTTCCTTTGCGAAGCCTCGGGCCTGGATAAGGACGCCGGGTTTTTGCGGGGCCGGCACATGACCGCCCGCCAAGCGGGAACCCTGGCCCGGCAGGCCCGGGTGAAGGAACTAATCATCACCCACTTTTATCCCGAATACGATCTGTCAATTTTGAAGGCCGAAGCCGAGGCAGGTTTTGGCGGAACGGTGGAACTGGCTACCGAAGGGGATACATATTTCCTGTATTAA
- the rph gene encoding ribonuclease PH, with product MERVDGRKPGQMRPVKITRNFNKYAEGSVLVEVGDTRVICTATVEERVPPFRQDTGMGWVTAEYGMLPRATGVRTSRDLTRGKGRTQEIQRLIGRSLRSVVDFSALGERTVILDCDVIQADGGTRTASITGAFVALVDALAHLVGEGLIPYLPVKDFVAATSVGRVNGELVLDLCFAEDSAAEVDMNVVMTGEGRLVEVQGTGEEASFTREELNRMLDLAAEGIRLLVDYQKEVLGPALVSQIGPKGEVSDETGTGHTQSG from the coding sequence ATGGAAAGAGTAGACGGGAGAAAACCCGGTCAGATGAGGCCGGTAAAGATTACCAGGAATTTTAACAAGTATGCCGAGGGGTCGGTGCTGGTGGAAGTGGGGGATACCCGCGTCATTTGCACGGCCACGGTGGAGGAAAGGGTGCCTCCCTTCCGCCAGGATACGGGTATGGGCTGGGTGACTGCCGAGTACGGCATGCTGCCCCGGGCCACAGGCGTGCGCACCTCCCGGGACCTTACCCGGGGTAAGGGCCGCACCCAGGAAATCCAGCGGCTCATCGGCCGCTCCCTGCGCTCGGTGGTGGATTTTTCCGCCCTGGGAGAGCGGACCGTGATCCTGGACTGTGATGTGATCCAGGCCGACGGGGGTACCCGTACCGCTTCCATTACCGGTGCCTTTGTGGCCCTGGTGGATGCCCTGGCCCACCTGGTGGGCGAGGGGTTGATCCCTTATTTGCCCGTGAAAGATTTTGTGGCCGCTACCAGTGTGGGCCGGGTAAACGGAGAACTTGTTCTGGACCTGTGCTTTGCCGAGGACTCGGCCGCCGAAGTGGACATGAATGTGGTGATGACCGGCGAAGGCCGCCTGGTGGAGGTCCAGGGTACCGGGGAGGAAGCCTCCTTTACCCGGGAGGAATTGAACCGGATGCTGGACCTGGCGGCGGAAGGTATCCGGCTGCTGGTGGACTACCAGAAGGAAGTCCTGGGGCCCGCCCTGGTCAGCCAAATTGGACCCAAAGGGGAAGTGAGTGATGAAACTGGTACTGGCCACACGCAATCGGGGTAA
- a CDS encoding XTP/dITP diphosphatase, whose amino-acid sequence MKLVLATRNRGKVRELSHLLSPLGYEVVSLDQYPGVPEIIEDGATFKDNAVKKATAVARYTGQLALADDSGLEVDYLGGAPGVHSARFAGEGHDDRANNEKLLRLLAGVPPEKRTARFRCVVAVATPAGRVFTAEGTCEGVIADRPRGEGGFGYDPLFYVPACGKTFAELDPAVKNRISHRGRALALMREILAGLRRELDAR is encoded by the coding sequence ATGAAACTGGTACTGGCCACACGCAATCGGGGTAAGGTAAGGGAACTGAGCCATCTGCTCTCTCCGCTGGGTTACGAGGTGGTTTCCCTGGATCAATATCCCGGTGTGCCGGAAATAATTGAGGACGGTGCTACATTTAAAGATAATGCGGTAAAAAAGGCCACCGCGGTGGCCCGCTATACCGGCCAGTTGGCCCTGGCCGACGATTCGGGCCTGGAAGTGGATTATCTCGGCGGCGCCCCGGGGGTGCACTCGGCCCGCTTTGCCGGTGAGGGGCATGACGACCGGGCCAACAATGAAAAGCTCTTAAGGCTTTTAGCCGGTGTTCCCCCCGAAAAGCGTACCGCCCGCTTTCGTTGTGTGGTGGCCGTGGCCACCCCCGCCGGGCGGGTCTTTACCGCGGAAGGAACCTGTGAGGGAGTGATTGCAGATAGACCCCGGGGTGAAGGGGGTTTTGGTTATGATCCTCTCTTTTATGTACCCGCCTGCGGGAAAACCTTTGCCGAGCTGGACCCGGCGGTAAAAAACCGGATCAGCCATCGTGGCCGCGCCCTGGCCCTCATGCGGGAAATTCTGGCTGGCCTGCGCCGGGAACTGGACGCACGTTAA
- a CDS encoding metallophosphoesterase: protein MRIGVVSDTHGKVDRAIKLLNQLEPLDLVLHAGDYYHDGRLLAETLEVTVHAVAGNCDFQTGGPGEEVLELAGKKVFLTHGHLYHVHFSLQKLLYRALELQVDVVVFGHTHVRYCQMHEGILFFNPGSVYAPREGHDPGCGLLVIDGREIKPSFCP, encoded by the coding sequence ATGCGCATAGGTGTAGTCAGTGATACCCACGGGAAGGTGGACCGGGCCATAAAACTATTAAATCAGTTAGAACCGCTGGATTTAGTGCTCCATGCCGGGGATTATTACCATGATGGCCGGCTGCTGGCGGAGACGCTGGAAGTGACCGTACATGCCGTGGCCGGCAATTGCGATTTTCAAACGGGCGGTCCGGGGGAAGAGGTGCTGGAACTGGCGGGGAAAAAGGTATTTCTCACCCACGGCCATCTGTACCACGTGCATTTTTCCCTGCAGAAGCTCCTCTACCGGGCCCTGGAACTGCAGGTGGACGTGGTGGTTTTTGGGCACACCCACGTCCGTTACTGCCAGATGCACGAGGGCATTTTGTTTTTCAACCCGGGCAGCGTTTACGCCCCCCGGGAGGGACACGACCCTGGGTGCGGCCTCCTGGTAATTGATGGGCGGGAAATTAAGCCGAGTTTTTGCCCGTAA